The Epinephelus fuscoguttatus linkage group LG19, E.fuscoguttatus.final_Chr_v1 genome contains the following window.
GAATGGCATAATTCGATGTTTTGACATGACACCATTAGCTGTTGACATGACACCATTCATTGTTGTAACCTGATAGTTTTACCGGCTCACCCTTTTCCCCTTAAGGGCGGTGGCCTTAtgggtaacctgtgagggtgtgatgtgtacttcattgtgtgtgttttggcagcTCTCTCggtgtgtcatggtgaagactCGTGCAGCGAGTAGTGATGATAGCAGAAGAATTAAGTGTCTAAATAAGCTCAGGCCTGCCCTTGaacctcatgagaaggccatgtttATTGTTGTGTGATGAAGACTGCAAGACTGTTGGTGAACGGCACCCAAACATCCTCGCCAtccttccttctgcagagtggtCCGGACCACtagaagctagttaccagctaataaAAAGCCAAGCTAAAATGAATGTTAATAAGCCAGCGTGTTTCCAACTATGGTTCGGAGCCAGTAAGCTGTCACTTAGAGAGGTAACAATAGCAAGGCCAATCTGCCCCAGCTTTCATATGCTGGCCTGGAGTAGAGTCCAGGCTTAAAGACATCTACATgaatagcgccccctactgaCAACAGGAAGTCACCCTATGTGACAAAGATCATCCAGTTTACATGAAATGTACTTGGTGTGGTCTACACATGATATTCAGCAACATGACGTATAACCGCTGTGTTCTCTGGTGCCACATAAAGGGCACAGGGAATGGTACACAATAAGTAACATCATTCCCAGCGCAACACACTTTATGCAGGAACCGTGTAAGTCGTGCGCTCAGTGTTCAACTGTTGTGGAAATGCACAGCTGCCTCAGCCAGCGTCCTGCCAGCGCCCCTGCTGGTGGGAGGGTGCAAGAATCTGTTCATCGCTGCTTTCagctttattcattcatttccgtaactgcttatcctgctgggggctgctggagcctatcccagctgacagtggttGTGAGgcggggtacatcctggacaggtcaccagactatcactgtgaggcaacagtgctaaccactacaccactgtgccgcccgctttcagctttaattttgctttgaattctgttttttaatcagtttagtttcagttagTTTCTAGAGTGGGTTTTCTTGTTTCAGTTTAGATTTTATGgtctaaaataaatatatatataatttcctGTTATTATAATGTGAGGACAATTGACTCAGTCACGTAGACATCCCAGTCTCAATTAATACACACACCAATAACTCATGTTTATTGTGTTGACAGTTTTGCCCatactgacagactgacattttctgtatatttttattgtattttagcTTTTAAAGtaaacaatgtttgtttttcatttctttctaaTGTCTAGTTTATTTTGTGAGGCGAAATAAGGTGCGTCTTCAAACCAAGTTTCAGTTTTTAAGTTTAGTTTTGGTTAACCataattaaaatcaaattacAAATCAAAGGCTGTCAGTTATGAATTTCCAAACAGGATAAATCTACATTATATTTCTAATTAAGTCCATCAAAAAGACTAAGCTTTGCTACAAATTTTGACTCTTCTGACTGCTGGCAAGGACAATGAAATACAACTCTGACTTGCCTCCTCTATACTATGAATAATACATTACAATACATCAGAGTTTATTAGATACAGTTATATACagagattattttatttgttgattgTTTTAAATAGTCatttacattcacacagagaGAATAATACACACGACACAAGgaatttattttcaatttaatttcttttaataTAATCTTATTTACattgtattttttcataaatGTTTAGTACATAGTAAGTTACAATACTCTTGCATCCATTACACAGTGAACCTAGAAAATGCAGATTGAAATGATACTGCTTAACAGTCTTCAGTAATCAATCTACAACAAATCccaatttttgtttttccacattaCTCGCTCAACATTTAGGTTTTTTGATTTCATTCACTTCGTTGGAGGATTAATGACTGCAGAGAGACTTTTGTTCATTCATGGTGGTCTTTGAGGTCGAGGACTACTTTTTCTAACATTCAGGCTATGGAGAAGAAGAGACGGGCAGAGAAATATCAGGgccacaaagaaaagaaaaaaaaaataaagatggtGAAATGGATGATGAAACATGTATGAAAGGCTTGTGAGATTTTATTATACATGTCACATACAACCAAAGATTTCCTGAAGCTGACTCCTTCTTTCCATCCTCGTGGCTCATTTTGTTAAACATCCAGGTCATGCCCTCGGACCTCTCCACAGCCGTCAGTAGAGTAAGGATTAAAATTAGGGCTGGGAGGTTCAATCCCTTTCAcgtcaaaataaatgtaacatggtatttaaaggaacagtgtgtaggatttcgggggatttagtggcatccagtggtgaggactgcagattgcaaccagctgcaacttctcctggttagaattccttcagtgtttattgttaagGAAGTTTTTaacgggagccgaattatccacagaggtctcttcctctcctaaacAAACTAAGCAATTGTTTTAAACCGGCAAAAACAGtacataaagcagtttcacgttacaaatcagtgtttttccgacgCTCTTCAGCCTGTCTGCGATGAGCACTTGCTAATATCTGCTCAAATgtttctgataacttaagatctagATGTTgaggaagtttttaccaggagctgaattatccacagaggcctcctcctctcaaaaacaaacggaccaggtgataaaacccagtaaaaacacagaataaagcagtttcacgttacaaatcagggTTTCTccgacactgtttggcatgttggagatggACAGCCAGCCCTGAACATGCCAATGTGTTCacctttttcctctgataacttaaaatccagacgttcaggagatttttaccgggagccgaattatcggcagaggtctcttcctctacaAGCAATTGTTTTAAACCGGCAAAAACAGTACAGTTTGAGCTtacaaatcattgtttttccaacGCTATATGGCATGTTGGAGACAAGCAGCCAGCCCTGAACCTGCTAATATGTGCTAACCttttttctgataacttaaaatccagacgttcaggagatttttaccgggagccgaattatctgcagaggtctcttcctctccaaaacaaacaaagcaattaTTTTTAAACCAGCAAAAACAGTACATGAGATAATTTCACGTTAAAAATCAAGGTCTCTCCGACGCTCTTCAGCCTGTCTGTGATGAGCACTTGCTTAatcctgctccctatgtagatgtaaacagcTCAATCTAAGGTAACGAGCAcaggattctttttttttccaggtgatTAAATTATatcccatttctgccaatatatcctcctaaatccgacacactgcacctttaaaacaCCGAAACACTAACAGTTTTTATACAAGGACAGAGAGTTTTTCTCCACAATAATGTGAATGTTAAAAAACATAACGAAATTCAATGAAACCCACTTTGTGGATTGCTTGAATTACAAGTGAATTGACCCTTCAACTCTGATAGAGGGGGTGATGAAGAGATTAGTGTGAGCTCTTTGTAGAGCAGATAGCAGCTTGGTCAGTAATCACttagtaataaataataaaatatcagAGTGGATCAGACAGAGTGGTCGCAGATACAAACGGAAGAGACAAAAAAGTTACCAAACAGAGGAGCAGGCTCATTTGATCGTTTTTTTTACAGCGTAACCGGGTGCCATGcctgacacacaaaaacacacacgcacactcacacagacacaaatacagTCTCACTCTCTCACTGTCTAACACAATCACACGTACATGCACACGCTCTGATACACGACAGTGGTTAAACATGAAGCATGAATACTAGTCAATCAGCTTGTCAGACAGAAAGACAATCAGTCTCCGCCTTGTTCTTCACACGTCTGATTTCAAAGTTCGCAGGCTCGCATGTGATTGGCCGATTCTGTCCATTGACTCGAGTGTGTTGTCGGGAGTCTCTGCGGCGGTAGACATTCTGAAGAATGACATCATAGCTTGTTAAAACTGAAGGATAAAAATGCTTCttcaaaacatctgaaaaattttaaaatacttttttaaatttttttttgactgttttgtttttttttttgcttttgttttttatcttttcctCTCCCACTGTGCTTCCTCCTTTAACCCCCAACAGTTCGGTGGCGAAGAGGTGGCGAGAGACCTTGTGTTCTTGTGATGCTTGGCCGCTCCGTATACTCCGCGTATACTTGATATTCTGTTGATGTCTGTGTATAtagatgtcaaatgtcaaatagTTTGTGTGCAAGTGCAAGCGcaagtgtgactgtgtgtatgttggTTTTTTGGTTGTGGATTCATCACTCCACAGCGAAGCCACAGGTCTCCTCCACAGCCGTCAGCAGTTTCTCGTAGAGTTTCTCGTAAGACTCATAGGGAGGGATGTCTATCCGGTTAAaactggagacagacagagatagtTAGTGACGTCACACCTGACTCCTCTGCAgatataaaaagagaaaaatcgTCTTCTTACCATGTGTGAGCCTTGGGAAGGTTGTCTGTGTTGGCGTCTATCAAATGGATGGTAAAGAGCCTTGGTCCTGCAGAACCTGTAGAACcttacacacatacattctagttatcactgctctaCTCTGGTACACAGAAACACTCAGCAGTCTTTAAACAGTGAAAGCTCACATCAAATCAAAGTTTACCAAAAGAATTAGCTGATTTTCAGTTATAAGCAAAACAATTAActggttttcaaaaaaaaagatacattttAACTGCCCTAAACGAAGTCTGTAAGTATCTGTGCACATTTCCGTCCTATATATTCTTGTTTGATAAGTAAAATGTCCTCAAGCCGAACAAATGTTCAAATGAATGCATCAAATGAAAACCATAACTGATGtgagtacagtatgtgtgtgtggtttctgAGCCAGTGCATGACCCACCCTGCAGCGCCTTGAAGCCTTGTAATGGGACCCTGGTGGAGCCCGTGACAAACTGCAGGAGgcgtcctctcctctcttcactGAAGGCCTCCACCGCCTGCCAGAACCACCGCACCACGTTGCTTTCACTTGTGCAGTGCTTCAGGCGGGTGTTCGTCTTCCAGTCCGCGAGATCGATCTTACCCAGTCCACCGATGATCAACTGGAGGAGAGGGACGggtggggagggagggagagaattaGATTAAGAAGCAAAGGCGACATGGCAAATTAAGACTTAAACAAAACCACATAACATGGCAGGCGATGAGCTGGACAGCACATGTACCTCAAGTTCTTTATGGTCGAAAGGTTTGAGGAGGTGCTGGGGGATGAGCTCACTGAATCCCTTCTGTAGAGCCAGAAACTGGGCTTCAATTCCACGCATAAACCTCCAGTTCACATAaagtctgaaaaacacaaacacacatcatgtAGAACAAATAAGTAGACTGTAATAAACAGGTGCCTCTTTCTGCTGACAAGACAGTATCATGTTTACGCTCTGTATCAAAGGCACAGTTTGGATAACACCCACATTAAACATGGGACATAACCGTCTCACTGTCCTTACCTTACATATTCCTTCTTGTTCTCCTCAGTGACGGGAATATTGCGGCCATTAGGTTTGAGTTCATGTTGTAAGAACTTCCCAAAGGCGTTGTGCTCCACGCAGAACGTGTGGTCGAGGACTGAGGTGATGTCGTTCTCTCTGCAAAAAGAGATTTAAATTAGGTTAGAAATAGAAAATCTGACCACATCCAAAAGGGGAAAGTTCAGGACAAAAACTAAGAACTAGTTCATGATAAAAACTCTTCTGACAGATAAACTTGACTTGTGTGAAGATGCATTTGCTCACAATATCCAGACGAGACTCTTGTGCAACTCCGGGTCGGTGGTCTCCAGGTCGTTGAGCTGGATTGGTTTGCCTAGCAGCTGTTTGTAGAAAGGAAGCGTGAAGCTCCCATTGATGTAGTGACCGTGAAAAACTGCCAGGCCCATCACACGACCCACGAAGTGGAAATATGACAGGTGGTCCTGAAAGAACGTAACACAGAcgaacagagagacagagacacagtgtcAGAGAGAATCCTCTTATTCAGATCTTCCGTGATGAGGTttaggtgtgtgcgtgtgtgtatgtatactCACAGGGTTAATGGAGGAGTCGGGGTTGATCTGTAGTGTGTAGATATTGTCTGTGGAGTACTGGAACAGGCCGTAATAGGGGTTCAACATTTCATGACACAGCAGGTACAGCCACTCCCTGAAGACAAGCACAGCATCGTTAACAAATGTTCAAAACTCAGAGAAATTTGGTAAAATTTACGTACCATTAAATAATGGgaaaactgaaagaaaacaatatGATCTTGTGTGTCCACTGAAGTCATCTTGTTTCAAACTAGCAGCTCCAATGAACAGATGTAAAACTTAATCATGTTTAGTTGTTTCATATCCAATCTTTTCTCTCTTCTGTGGAGGCTCTGCAGCAGTTAACCAGCCACAGTGTGCACCAGGTTAAGGTCACTGATGCCTCATTCACTACATAACTTTAACATTAATTTTCTGCTCACCAACAGTTATTGGAGCTCCTCGAAAAAGGCCCCACACCAGAGGCAAATCGGCAATAGTTTGGTGTTTGTTAATCAGTGCTTGAGCGTCAAGTGTGAACTGTTCAAAGATGTAAGCTTAAGCCCtatttccaccgagcagttcagttcagttcagtacgctttttttccgtttccactatgaaaagttgtggatggtaccaatgaaccgttctgtaccgtccccatgtttggtcccccctctgttggggtacctagcacacagatctggtactaaaaggtggagctgtgaacactgcagtctgattggtcagtagaggacggtcactctgctcagggctgagttgtgtctggttttgaggctcatgtaaccactgttcatactgtggagagttttattagtaaactgtaactataaaatgaaaggatgttttgctgcctctcacagcagctggagtctgagaaaaaataacttcattcactgggccgactgccggcgacttttaaggtggaacgttaacttgtaacattactcaatgcatgagttgacaatgtgaatccatcagcacaccttatatttcactgtgacaactttgaccatcatgttagtttttttattaactgcatatattctaatcctcacttggagaaaaaaaaagcatcatagagcatcgttcctgtgggctccagcaacactaaacccctgagcttgcctgagaaggaccaaatgcacaaagctgctatttttaaatatcccatggagagagactctcactgcagcctgatctgctttgttctgaaaatgtcggcgtgcagtctcgttctgtggacaataaaccaggtgcagactgataaaggaggaaatacagtgagtgctggacggagcagtgagtgacaacaaccccgcccacatttaagagtactgtttgcagtagAACGCGAGGGTCTAcgaccatgtctgaagggttactttggttccaaaggtaccatactgaaagtgtttggtggaaacgggcctttagAGACTCACCAATGCAACAGACGCTCCCCAGATATATGGCAGGAAACATGTGGACCTGTCGGGAACTCTGGGCGAGCTACACCCAATGAGTGTGCAAGACATGGGTTGAGGACAGACACAAGTGGTGCTGTGGCGCCAGTGTGTGttagaaagggagagagagttACAGAGAAAGGGGAAGGAAGACTATTgcacacaatgtttctgtaagttttTAGCCTACTGACTTAGAACGCTGATCTATCACTTTTTAACTTTGATGATTTCTAGTGAACAACCTCCCCCCAGATGTGGTGCAACTCACATCACATGACAAACTCATTGAGGACTCATTTGTCCCGGTGAAGCTGTGTTGTGTTAACAGTACAGCAATCTGACAACTTAGAACTTCAACTTGGAAGTTAAAGTAAAACATTCAAAGTCCACAACACTCCCCAAAGTCCCAAAATAGATGAAGTTGGAATTTGATATATAGTGAAACATGGGAGTATATATATGTTTTCAACTGTATCAAAAATCCTAtttgtttagctgtaaaactACAGATTTATGACTTTATAATTATACCAACTGAACTTAGCAGGGAGATGAAAGATGAACTCATTGGATGAGACTTCTGAAAAAAGCTATTGCAATGCTTGGACAGGTTTGCTGACAAAAATGGATAGCCTACAACAAACGCAACGCCCGCGTACTGTATTACTGTTCTTATGATTAATGCCTTTGTGTGTTATTCTTGCCATGCCAGATTTTCAGTCTTGTTCCCCTCACTTGCACACTCCCCCATCCCCATGTATTGTATTATTCTGACTTCTTCTTTTATGTAGGCACCCACGTCCTGTCTGTgttggtgtttttctttttacaaaaataaaattgtctGATTAAgtctatcaatcaatcagtgaAGTGCTCAGAGATGTGAACAGCAAATTACCTGGCCACCCCACCGTAGTCTAGGCCCTCCTCTCCCCTGAACTTCACCATCAGACGCTTCTTTAGGTCTTTGGGCCTCATCTTCATTATCTGCCGATATGActcctacaaacacacacacacacacacacacaaaaaaaaaacaacaacattaatgcctaataacagagacacacacattatcagAGACAAGAGAAACAATCAGGCCTTGCTCAGACTGTCAGCCCATATTTGATTTTTGGGATATCCAGATTGTATCCACTGATCTTCGCAAGtctaaacagcagcaaaaaacatATGAAATGCCATTTTTAAGATTCCAATTAATTCTTACAGATTGGTGTCAGTCCAGACGTTCAAGTTAGATCCCAAATTGTCTTTTGTGTCACTTGCAACGCGACACACAACGACGTAAAATCAAAAATGACTTAAGTGCTAAGCAGAATCCACGATGCTACTAGCAGAGTGCCATGCAGGACAACAACAGACGGTGAAATAAATTGACTGCTGGCACTTTGTAGGCACCTCCAAACAATCACACTTGACAGCTTGATTGTTTGGAgggtagtctgagtgggcagaagttcgctgcatagatcagcctctcactgggtggaacgagccacccgctgaagtcccgccctaccacctccggttgtgtagcagttttcaaccattttcaacacatcctttactaacttttgcggtgtttgatcttgcagggatgtagccatttttctgccatggttcgcgtcctgtagccgatatttttgtgggcgtgttacaccaaaacctgtttccccccagcaatatttttgcaagcgcacctttgctgtggcaccgccaagaacgattgtgattggttgaaagaaatacaagcagccagggcggttttttctccaatcttaaagtgagagtcagccCAGCCAGACTTTTTGGCGAGACTATTCGGAGGGCAACAAGATGGACCTCCATTTCTCACGCTCCTGCGATAGAAAGCTGCGTCCTTAGCTTAGCTACATAGTTACTGACACCTACATTGTAACCACAGCAACCCATGTGGATAGGTTGGTGATGTCTGTGCACACTAATTCGATCCGATCAAACTGTCTTAAGGATCGGATTTGAGATTGCTTCCAGTCTGAATGTAGACTTGGTGACCCAAATCACAGCCCTTTAGATCAGTGTTCCTCTGTTGAACAGTTTATTTATAAGCACAATCAGTGCTGCTTTTGTGCTCCTCTCAGGAGAAATAAACGGTTGTTGTGACTGGTGTATGAATCAGGAGGAGTGTGGATGTGTCTGAAAGAATGTAAACTTTCACAGGAGCTTCCCACCCCATCCACACTGCTTCCATAGCTCCACATTTGCACAAATGTCCGATTTATCTGCGTGTTTGAGAGAGATGGCATCATTGTCTGGCTATGTGCCCTTCACAGGAGACAAATGTTGACTGCGGCACCCACCTCAAAGATCTCCTCTCGGGACACCTCGATGCGACAGTGTCCTGCTTGAGGCTGCTGCAAGGACAGCTCGTGTCGGAGCAGCTTCAACTTATGGACCAAGTCTCGCTCGTAGCGTGCCGCCACGTCTCCGtcgactcctcctcctcctccgcccaCTCCTCCATTACCCCCTTCCTCACCCCCCACATCCATCTGGGGGGCTTGTGAGGATTCCTTCGCTTGGGATTGCTGGCTGTAGGTGGGAAGAGACAACATGACAGACGGTCAGATGAAGAGCTGACAGGAAGACAGCAAAAAAAGAGCAGACTGGATTAAACTGCAACTAAATCTACGATAAACCCACATTTCTGTAAATCACACGACTGAGTGTTATTAACAGAGCTGATGACTGTTAGTAGGTCATGTTCAGAACCAGTCTGAGTTCAGCATTACGGCCGTGACAGATTAGATTAACCACAGATTAGTCTTAAAAACCACTTATTCTGCATGTGTCATGGGTGTCTGCCACACAGGTGTGGATTGATTTTGCCATGAGGGATACACAGGAGTACTTCATGCATGTACCTGATAATGGTGTGTAGGCGCGGGTCTGTGAACTGTGTCGTTCGGTTGTTGTGGTCCACAAAGTAGATTCGGCCCGACACGGTGCTTCGGACCTCCCAGCCCACTGGCAACGGCCCAAGCTCCTCACAGCTCACGCTGGCCAGGTCCCTGCACCAGTAACAAGGAACCAGAGTGAGACTTCAGCCAGGAGCAAAACACACTGCACCAATTCACCTTGGTCAGACAACAGCCTTCAACCCAGACCTCTGTCTGTAACAGGTCTGACCCTACATACTGTACGTGCTTAACCCCTCATACTGACTTTGAGCCAGGCGCCAGGACTGAGGGAAATGACCTGAGATTTACTCGTAATCTGTCAGTGTAATTAGTGCAAAACAAAATAAGGAGAACATGGAGCTTTATAGTCAACAGGCGACAACAGCAGCGCTTATCTGGGAACAGCATGTAGTTTAGCTGACAAAAAAGTGGAGGCctattttcttaaatttctTAATACATCTCTGAGTTTAAATGTGAAATATCCCAATCATGACACGtattaaggccctgacacaccaagctgactcTTGTCCGTCTGTGAGCGCATGTCGCCCTTCTCTTAGCGGTGTGTTCCACAACGttggcccttgttggcttttttcCCGGCGTCAGAGACAGCGGAGCCCGTCCGTGCATGAAATCGCTCTGATAGACAGTTTAGCTCAGTTCACAAGAGGAGAAATGGAAGTTTAAGAAGCAAACAAACGTCTGAAGTCAAGTGGGCATGAGATTGTGACAAactttttagattattttttagccattgagctctttagcaatAATGTTTCATagtgttttgtgttattgtttgctggCACACGGTATGCTAACTGGTTAGCTAGCATCATGACAGTCTTCTGGTTTTCCTTTTGATTGACAATTACAGACTACCTCTGCCTGCTGTTATAGAGTTATTTCCTGTCATGGAGTCACAGATAATTCGATACAGGTCTGTTGTCACAGCGAGACATTTTAACTTACATAGTTTACATAAGTTACATAGCATTACAAGTATGCCGTTTATCTGCTGTGTCATCTACAGTATAACCCATGTGTGGTGATTTCTACTGTTCTCTCTTCCTGTTATAgtctcctctgtgtcctcttactctgctgctgctgctgctgctgctgctgct
Protein-coding sequences here:
- the smurf1 gene encoding E3 ubiquitin-protein ligase SMURF1 isoform X1; translated protein: MSNPGTRRNGSSIKIRLTVLCAKNLAKKDFFRLPDPFAKVVVDGSGQCHSTDTVKSTLDPKWNQHYDLYIGKTDSITISIWNHKKIHKRQGAGFLGCIRLLSNAISRLKDTGYQRLDLCKLNPSDSDAVRGQIVVSLQTRDRIGSGGPVVDCRGLLENDGPVFEGCFSEEPLPYSDPTGAAGGGNCRLDSPSQEGRLQTQRIRGQDSRGHGHTPQNRPHGHQPPDLPEGYEQRTTVQGQVYFLHTQTGVSTWHDPRIPRDLASVSCEELGPLPVGWEVRSTVSGRIYFVDHNNRTTQFTDPRLHTIISQQSQAKESSQAPQMDVGGEEGGNGGVGGGGGGVDGDVAARYERDLVHKLKLLRHELSLQQPQAGHCRIEVSREEIFEESYRQIMKMRPKDLKKRLMVKFRGEEGLDYGGVAREWLYLLCHEMLNPYYGLFQYSTDNIYTLQINPDSSINPDHLSYFHFVGRVMGLAVFHGHYINGSFTLPFYKQLLGKPIQLNDLETTDPELHKSLVWILENDITSVLDHTFCVEHNAFGKFLQHELKPNGRNIPVTEENKKEYVRLYVNWRFMRGIEAQFLALQKGFSELIPQHLLKPFDHKELELIIGGLGKIDLADWKTNTRLKHCTSESNVVRWFWQAVEAFSEERRGRLLQFVTGSTRVPLQGFKALQGSTGSAGPRLFTIHLIDANTDNLPKAHTCFNRIDIPPYESYEKLYEKLLTAVEETCGFAVE
- the smurf1 gene encoding E3 ubiquitin-protein ligase SMURF1 isoform X2, with translation MSNPGTRRNGSSIKIRLTVLCAKNLAKKDFFRLPDPFAKVVVDGSGQCHSTDTVKSTLDPKWNQHYDLYIGKTDSITISIWNHKKIHKRQGAGFLGCIRLLSNAISRLKDTGYQRLDLCKLNPSDSDAVRGQIVVSLQTRDRIGSGGPVVDCRGLLENDGPVFEGCFSEEPLPYSDPTGAAGGGNCRLDSPSQEGRLQTQRIRGQDSRGHGHTPQNRPHGHQPPDLPEGYEQRTTVQGQVYFLHTQTGVSTWHDPRIPRDLASVSCEELGPLPVGWEVRSTVSGRIYFVDHNNRTTQFTDPRLHTIISQQSQAKESSQAPQMDVGGEEGGNGGVGGGGGGVDGDVAARYERDLVHKLKLLRHELSLQQPQAGHCRIEVSREEIFEESYRQIMKMRPKDLKKRLMVKFRGEEGLDYGGVAREWLYLLCHEMLNPYYGLFQYSTDNIYTLQINPDSSINPDHLSYFHFVGRVMGLAVFHGHYINGSFTLPFYKQLLGKPIQLNDLETTDPELHKSLVWILENDITSVLDHTFCVEHNAFGKFLQHELKPNGRNIPVTEENKKEYVRLYVNWRFMRGIEAQFLALQKGFSELIPQHLLKPFDHKELELIIGGLGKIDLADWKTNTRLKHCTSESNVVRWFWQAVEAFSEERRGRLLQFVTGSTRVPLQGFKALQGSAGPRLFTIHLIDANTDNLPKAHTCFNRIDIPPYESYEKLYEKLLTAVEETCGFAVE